The following coding sequences lie in one Oncorhynchus kisutch isolate 150728-3 linkage group LG17, Okis_V2, whole genome shotgun sequence genomic window:
- the LOC116354460 gene encoding putative nuclease HARBI1: MACPFVRDVLDEEALVLRRAFRRERVFRDRLDPLAFPDDHLYERYRFSADGIRYLCRLLGPRIKHRTARSHALSVEQMVCVALRFFASGAFLYSVGDAEQLNKATICRTIRSVCLAIKALADVFISFPGHRRLCDIKEEFYRIAGFPNVIGAVDCTHIRIKAPSGAHEADFVNRKSFHSINVQMVCNADCVISNVVAKWPGSVHDSRIFRASEIYQCLSQGEFSGVLLGDRGYGCQPFLLTPFTDPQEAQQAYNHAHARTRARVEMTFGLLKARFHCLHKLRVSPVRACYITVACAVLHNVACLRKERAPRVPPAMDWDNPAIFPDDDSGRLLRDQYVLNYFS, encoded by the exons atggcatgcccatttgTGCGAGATGTgctggatgaagaagcacttgtgctgaggagagccttcaggcgagaaagggtcttcagggaccggttggacccactggccttccctgatgaccatctatatgaaagatacaggttttctgcagatggcatcaggtatctatgcagactactgggtcccaggattaagcaccgcactgcacggagccatgcactgagtgtggagcaaatggtttgtgtggccttgcgcttttttgctagtggagccttcctgtactcagtgggggatgcagaacagctgaacaaggccacaatttgccgcacaataaggagtgtgtgtctggctatcaaagcattagcagatgtcttcatctccttccctggccacagaagactctgtgacatcaaagaggagttctataggattgcag gtttccccaatgtcattggtgcagtggactgcacacacataaggataaaagccccctcaggtgcccatgaggccgattttgtgaataggaaatcctttcacagcattaatgttcag atggtctgcaatgctgactgtgtgatcagcaatgttgtggcaaaatggcctggctcagtccatgactccagaatctttcgggcctctgaaatctatcagtgcctatcacaag gtgaattctctggtgtgttgctgggagacagggggtatggctgccagccttttctcctgacacctttcacagacccccaggaagcacagcaggcctacaaccatgcccatgccaggaccagggccagagttgaaatgacctttggcctcctgaaggcacgctttcactgccttcacaaattaagggtcagccctgttagggcatgttatattactgtggcttgtgctgtcctccacaatgtggcctgcctgaggaaggagagggcccccagagtgccaccagccatggactgggacaatccggcaatcttccctgatgacgacagtggtcggctgctgagggaccaatatgtgttgaattattttagttag